A region of the Raphanus sativus cultivar WK10039 unplaced genomic scaffold, ASM80110v3 Scaffold4912, whole genome shotgun sequence genome:
ttattattttttatttttttgctaaattattTCTCACATTATTACCGgaacaaataaaaagagagtTGGTATTATTGTTACCACTCTAGGAGAGACTGAAGGATGAGTTCCGAGAGAGTTAAGAAAGAGTAGAGAATCCAATAGGCAAGCCACTGCTCATCATCTGCTTTTGATGGGCTCTCTATTGCTAGCACCGACGCATATCTTAccaatattataaacaaaagcaatctaaattaaatatttgaaataaaacgaaacaaaatgTGTATTTATCAAAAAACAATACGAAAATACTTTTTTCGTCAGAAAAAAACAATACGAAATTACTTACAACGGATAAAGCAGCATCACCACAGGACTGCATATGGTCGTAAACCGTAAACAAAACACAAATCACgttgttattttaataataaaaataatgttttaaaagaaaaacaatccAACCATAAATTGAtggaatataattattaaatcgagaaaataatatgatttatcAAACAAGTACCCAGCTATGGAATGAAGAGCAGAGAGGAAAGTCCAAAGCTTAGTCATTCTAAGAGGAACACAAAAATAATCAAACCAATCAAAGGAAGAAGTAGAGAGAAGTTTCGAATCCCTTTTCTTTTCTGAAACAACACGACCAAAGATGGAAGGAGATCttcttatttataatatcaaacTTAGACATTAAAACGGGTTGGCACATGGTTCAGCTCCTGGTTTAAGCGGGGATAGCCATACTTCGATATTTTGGATACCAAACCGATGAGATTAGTTTTGTTCCAAAGTAATCATATAACTCGTCGATCATAATCGAGTTTATTAGTCCGGTTTAATGATTTTGGTTCGTTTGGGTGGCTTTAGTTTCAATGAGCATTACGGGACACGTGGGCTGAAGAGACAAGAGGTATCAGATTCTAACTTGAGCGTGTCCGACATGTCACCGGCCAATAGAGGCCCGAGATGTCGGTGGGATTCTCTTTATTGTGATTTTCCATGCTTTTCTACTATTGATTTATCATTAATTACTcataaaattagtttaactatatatctatactattaaagtacaagcacatttggattttttactaaacatgCCCTTTCTTTAATtcacattgcttatttcattaagggcaatcaaataatattaataacacatttttattgggtcatttttttttggatccagcccactgcccacatcatctctcttgggccatttgggctgattaagaaatcagatccaattcttatttttttccctaattcaaataatttattttcaaccattcttaatattttgtgtagtgaacaaaaattaataacttaattattatgttttttatttttaatataatttaagcattcataaaaaaatttgaattttttcattgaaaagtataaatctttattaaaagtatatattttttattaaaaaattaaccacataataaatttaatatatcagagttataccaacttaattcattaaaaaataaagtttaattttctaaacataaatactcattagacctagacgttcggatacccattctggTACGGATTTGTTCTTTCGGATATCGAGTTTTTccggttttaaaattaaactccattcgggttttgaaattaaacctcattcgggtattataaaatttcgggttgggttcgagtcgggtctttccgggtccgggtgggttcggttctcatgcataagaacctgcaaaataaccaaataaccaaagtatctaacgggttcggttatctatactattaaagtaaccaaaatatctgatttggttcaaatttttgtatccaaattattcaatagtaaccaaaaatatacattttatacagtttttttggtaaatttttatccaaactatcatattttatccaaaaatactcaaattaccgaaaataactactatagttaacttataaaattaattaaaaaattaaaataattataaatataattataacatatatttttagatatatttcggatatctttgggtactcatttggttctcggttcgggtcggattcgggaccggttcttcggatatagcaatttagaactcattcggatatttaccccgggtctgatcgggttcgggaccctgattttcgggtcggtttcgggttggttcttcgggtccgaatATTGTGTTCTggcctatactcttttaaaatgaaacacgataaagaaaaataaaaaagcttaagtcttttataaaaaaacaaatatataaaaatatgacatttactaaatatttgtcaatttaaaaaaaaaataaaggaaaataaacccgcgctttgaaagcgcgggtcaaaatctagtctatactattaaagtacaagcatgttttggatttttactctttttacctcTACCGAAAAACCTttcctttgtattcattaagggtattctggACATTCTACGCCaatttcttcttaattattttttgatttgttattaatcatcggtttcctaatttaatttcggcctgtgattatttctttgtttgatactccatcgattatttccatgtttgatactgttattaaccaccggttttctaattctaaaattattaattttgacaacaatcattatcatttagaacgattttgaaaaatataaatatattttaaacaaattttcaacttatgatcaccgaatttgtcttatcattagaaaa
Encoded here:
- the LOC130507607 gene encoding HVA22-like protein e: MTKLWTFLSALHSIAGPVVMLLYPLYASVLAIESPSKADDEQWLAYWILYSFLTLSELILQSLLEWIPIWYTAKLMLVAWLVLPQFRGAAFIYNRVVREQFRKYGILKPKVQHQTQ